GCATGCGGCGGGCCGTCGCGGGTCTCGGCTGCGATCTCGGGTACGTTCTGATCGACGGATTCCCGGTGCCCGGCTTGCCCGCTCCGTCCCTGGCCGTCTGGAAAGGCGACCAGGTCTGCGCGTGTGTGGCCGCGGCGTCCATCGTCGCCAAAGTGAGCAGGGATCGCATCATGACCTCACTCGATGAGCGGTACCCCCTGTACGGCTTCGCCGAGCACAAGGGCTACGTCACCGCCGCACACCGCCAAGCACTGGCATCCCACGGCCCCACGCCACATCATCGGTTCTCCTTTGTGACCGTGAACTCGGTGATGCGGTCCGGGCCAGCCATCGAGATAGGCGACAATGGTGTGGGGGCCGGTGTCGCCTGACAGGCCGCACCGGGGCAAGAAGGAAGGGGAAGGGCCGGGATGAGCGCGGAGGATCTCGAGAAGTACGAGACCGAGATGGAGCTGCAGCTCTACCGTGAGTACCGCGACGTAGTAGGCCTGTTCACCTACGTCGTCGAAACCGAACGCCGCTTCTACCTGACCAACTCGGTAGACCTCGACGTCCGCACGGCAGAGAACGGCGACGTCTTCTTCGACGTCAAGATGCAGGACGCCTGGGTCTGGGACATGTACCGCCCCGCAAGATTCGTCAAGAACGTCCGAGTAGTCACCTTCAAAGACGTAAACGTCGAAGAACTAGCCAAACCCGACCTAGAAATGCCCAAGGAAGGCTTCTCCTCCTAACCCCCCTCCCCCCATAACCCCCCCGGCACGGAACACCAGGACTCCACCCCACCAAAGATCCGTCTCGCCGCCCCCCGGTCTTCCTCACACGTGCCCCTCCGGCGCCGTCCGTTACCTTTCCGGACCCATGCTTCTCTGAACCCGGTGTTCTCTCCGGTCCGGGTGTCTCTCCGGTCCGGGTGTCTCTCCGGTCCGGGTGTCTCTTCGGTCCCCGGACGTGGCGTTCTTTCGGCGCCGACGCGGTGGGACGTTGTACGGCGAATCCGGCGCCGTCGTACGGTGCTCGACCGGACGCTTTCCGGGTTGTGGTGGGCCGGTCGTCTAGGTCGGGCCGGGTGTCGTGCTGCGACTTTGGCTGGTTCTCCGGGCCTGATGTCTCTCCGGTCCGCGTGTCTCTTCGGTCCGGGTGTCTCTTCGGCCCCCGGACGTGGCGTTCTTTCGGCGCCGACGCGGTGGGACGTTGTACGGCGAATCCGGCGCCGTCGTACGGTGCTCGACCGGACGCTTTCCGGGTTGTGGTGGGCCGGTCGTCTAGGTCGGGCCGGGTGTCGTGCTGACGCTGTCCTTGTTTGCACCCGGTCCTGTTGAGGCGCCTCGATCTTGCTATACCCGGTCGGCCGGTGGTGGTGGCCAACCTGTGGATCAGT
The window above is part of the Sphaerisporangium rubeum genome. Proteins encoded here:
- a CDS encoding ribonuclease HII gives rise to the protein MSVLYRPRPSIVRRDSGLYAYERALARRGFSPIAGVDEAGRGACAGPLVVAAVVLGPPIEGLTDSKLLTPARRETLYDEIVARARAVSVVVIPSDEIDRRGLHKCNIAGMRRAVAGLGCDLGYVLIDGFPVPGLPAPSLAVWKGDQVCACVAAASIVAKVSRDRIMTSLDERYPLYGFAEHKGYVTAAHRQALASHGPTPHHRFSFVTVNSVMRSGPAIEIGDNGVGAGVA
- a CDS encoding DUF2469 domain-containing protein, with the translated sequence MSAEDLEKYETEMELQLYREYRDVVGLFTYVVETERRFYLTNSVDLDVRTAENGDVFFDVKMQDAWVWDMYRPARFVKNVRVVTFKDVNVEELAKPDLEMPKEGFSS